One genomic region from Blastopirellula marina encodes:
- a CDS encoding TolC family protein: protein MKSHLPTCGLSVGLLLSMLQLCIVGCAGKESAVTLPTQAPPPFSESGKAPLRDFWWTTFDDQELNQQVDLAIRGNFDLEGSMQRILQAQAVARREASDLLPDVNGVASTDSTVRTDAPNTARWILGLDASYQVDLWGEIGSRVDAQWLRASATEADLNVVALTLSADVARTWFALIEANAQIKLLDEQIQTNLTGLKLQEARFGLGQIRSADVLRQRQLVESTREQRVVVLSRIEVLEHLLAVLQGQPPQEASYSPGSKLPELPPLPEAGLPTELLNRRPDIRRDFLALWAADRDLASAVSAQYPRLNLAASFTTVAESPENLFREWVFSVAGQLIGPLIDGGQRRAEVDRNVATVRLRFTEFSQTVLIAYQEVENALTRERYQLQRIEKLETQAKLAHQASLQLREQYLIGETEYLDVLSSMQQEQSLQRTVLSARLELILNRIALYLALAGDFDPRETYPLASIPLEYIDGVPIELIEGAPPVIVEELPMENGIDE, encoded by the coding sequence ATGAAATCCCACCTTCCAACCTGCGGGCTCTCGGTAGGGTTGCTGCTATCGATGCTGCAGCTTTGTATTGTCGGCTGCGCGGGGAAAGAATCGGCCGTGACGTTGCCGACCCAAGCTCCTCCCCCATTTTCCGAAAGTGGTAAAGCTCCGCTACGAGATTTCTGGTGGACCACCTTCGACGACCAGGAACTCAACCAACAAGTCGATCTCGCAATACGCGGGAATTTTGACTTGGAAGGGTCAATGCAGCGAATCCTTCAGGCTCAAGCGGTTGCTCGGCGGGAAGCTTCCGATCTACTACCCGATGTGAACGGGGTTGCCTCCACCGACAGCACCGTACGCACCGACGCGCCGAACACGGCCCGCTGGATCCTGGGGCTCGATGCTTCGTACCAGGTCGACTTGTGGGGCGAAATCGGCTCGCGAGTCGATGCCCAATGGCTGCGTGCCTCGGCAACCGAAGCGGACCTGAATGTCGTGGCGCTGACTCTTTCTGCCGATGTTGCCCGCACTTGGTTCGCGTTGATCGAAGCGAATGCTCAGATCAAGCTGCTGGATGAACAGATTCAAACGAACCTGACCGGACTCAAACTGCAAGAGGCTCGCTTCGGACTTGGGCAAATCCGCAGTGCCGACGTCTTGCGACAACGCCAGCTCGTGGAATCGACGCGCGAACAGCGTGTGGTTGTTCTATCTCGGATAGAAGTGCTGGAGCATCTCTTGGCGGTACTGCAAGGCCAGCCGCCGCAAGAGGCAAGCTATTCGCCCGGATCGAAACTGCCAGAGCTACCCCCTTTGCCAGAAGCAGGCCTGCCGACCGAACTGTTAAATCGCCGCCCCGATATTCGTCGCGACTTCCTCGCGTTGTGGGCCGCCGATCGTGATTTGGCATCGGCTGTCAGTGCCCAGTATCCTCGCCTAAACCTGGCCGCGTCCTTCACCACGGTCGCCGAAAGCCCAGAGAATCTCTTTCGCGAGTGGGTCTTCTCCGTAGCGGGGCAATTGATCGGTCCGCTGATCGATGGGGGGCAGCGCCGGGCCGAAGTCGATCGCAATGTGGCGACAGTTCGTTTGCGATTCACCGAGTTCTCTCAGACGGTCCTGATTGCTTATCAGGAGGTCGAGAATGCGCTGACCCGCGAACGGTATCAGTTGCAGAGGATCGAGAAACTGGAAACACAGGCCAAGCTCGCGCATCAGGCTTCGCTTCAGCTGCGCGAACAATACTTGATTGGCGAAACGGAGTACCTGGACGTGTTGAGCTCGATGCAGCAGGAACAAAGCTTGCAGCGAACCGTTCTGTCCGCAAGACTAGAATTGATACTTAACCGCATCGCCCTATACCTGGCCCTGGCAGGTGATTTCGACCCACGAGAAACTTACCCCTTGGCAAGTATCCCTTTGGAATACATTGACGGCGTTCCCATCGAACTCATTGAAGGGGCTCCACCGGTAATTGTAGAGGAGCTACCCATGGAGAACGGCATCGATGAATGA
- a CDS encoding GNAT family N-acetyltransferase, with amino-acid sequence MITIRDSQPSDSTELQALYERFVCGADWLPVSSGQDADFAITTEGERVFVAVSETGQLIGAVTVWEPESFIHCLFVDCRYQGQGVGTLLLDSLVQWLPFPWKLKCLTVNRRALDFYRRRGWHKLETGLDQQGTYLLLGREANVIGHG; translated from the coding sequence ATGATCACCATCCGCGATTCCCAGCCCTCTGATTCGACCGAACTTCAAGCACTGTACGAACGGTTCGTCTGTGGTGCGGACTGGCTTCCGGTGTCTTCAGGGCAAGATGCAGATTTTGCAATTACAACCGAGGGAGAACGCGTCTTCGTGGCGGTTTCTGAGACGGGGCAGTTGATCGGAGCGGTGACCGTCTGGGAGCCTGAATCTTTTATTCACTGCTTGTTCGTCGACTGTAGGTACCAAGGGCAGGGGGTAGGCACTCTACTGCTCGATTCACTAGTCCAGTGGCTTCCATTTCCCTGGAAACTGAAGTGTCTGACGGTCAACCGACGTGCTCTCGATTTCTATCGCCGGCGTGGCTGGCACAAGCTGGAAACGGGGCTCGACCAACAGGGAACGTACCTTCTTCTTGGGCGCGAAGCGAACGTTATTGGACATGGTTAA
- a CDS encoding efflux RND transporter permease subunit, whose amino-acid sequence MARNSIAANLLMIILLVGGIWTAMVMQKEVFPQFQLDVVEIYVGYPGAAPEEVEQGILRPIEEAVRGVEGIQEITSQAREGRGEVLIELVSGENRMKAFQDIDQAVSRIQTFPDQIDQPEVRLQSRQREVMQVGLYGPVDIWTLRQLAEQLRDQLQSHPDITQVELRRVPEYVTHIEIPRERLREYGLTLSDVANTIRVSSSDIAAGSVATSAGEILLRVKARKQWADEFANIEIVSNRGGSVVRLEDIATIRDGFDEVGFHSQFSQTPSVELDIFRVGAQSPIDIANAVQDSMKEFESVLPPGVQWRIDRNNAEEFRRRLHLVMENAVIAVVIVLVILALFLEVRLAFWVMMGMVVSFIGGILFLPVVDVSINMISLFGFLVVLGIVVDDAVVVGENVYEKRQEGCGYLTAAIEGTREVSGPVVFSILTNIVAFVPLMFIPGETGKFWAPLPVVVIIVLSLSLLESLFILPAHLAHTRAAGRKKGGLGAWLHGCQQAFLRGFQRFVEMIYGPILSLCLHHRYVTATAALGLFLVIGGYATSAHMGMILMPEVSADEIEAGIRMPVGTTQDQAAEIAEIVTAASIRMFEEHNLHEVAEGIKTNVRGQNFIDVEIVLKPPDERDMTANEVIALWRDAIGDLPGVSQVTFEAESGPGGHRQDVSVDLSHSDVEVLGKAAEDFVERVKKFANTRDVSDNYNKGKSQFDFKLRPEGRALGLTDEELGDQLRGAFYGSLALRLLRGTNEIEVRVKLPEDQREDVHHLEDLVIRTPGGTEVPLLDVADVERNQAFTSINRRDGRRVINVSMDVEPKRAITQVITALRTEELPQLREDYPGITWSFEGSDAEMRRATASLWGSFLLALGVIYALLAIAFRGYVQPLIVLVAIPFGIVGAIIGHIILGYDISLVSLMGVIALSGVVINDSLIMIDYANRYRGDSSAFNAISQAGLRRFRPIMLTTATTFGGLIPLIFETSLQAQYIIPMAISLGFGILFSTGIILVLVPCLYMILEDITNCFAAKKTSA is encoded by the coding sequence ATGGCACGTAATTCGATCGCTGCGAACTTGCTGATGATCATCCTGTTGGTCGGTGGCATCTGGACCGCCATGGTGATGCAGAAGGAGGTCTTCCCGCAGTTTCAACTTGATGTCGTCGAGATCTATGTCGGTTATCCAGGTGCGGCACCAGAAGAAGTCGAGCAAGGCATCTTGCGCCCCATCGAAGAAGCCGTGCGCGGCGTCGAGGGGATTCAAGAGATCACCAGCCAGGCCCGTGAAGGGCGCGGCGAAGTGTTGATCGAGCTGGTGTCCGGCGAGAACCGGATGAAGGCCTTCCAGGATATCGACCAAGCCGTCAGTCGTATTCAGACTTTTCCCGATCAAATCGATCAGCCAGAAGTCCGCCTGCAATCGCGGCAACGAGAAGTCATGCAAGTAGGGCTCTATGGTCCGGTCGACATATGGACCCTGCGACAACTGGCCGAGCAGCTGCGCGACCAGCTTCAGTCCCATCCCGACATCACCCAGGTCGAACTGCGGCGTGTGCCTGAGTACGTCACGCATATCGAGATCCCTCGCGAGCGTCTGCGTGAATACGGCCTGACGCTGTCGGACGTGGCCAATACGATTCGCGTTTCCAGTTCCGACATAGCCGCTGGCTCGGTCGCGACCAGCGCTGGCGAGATCTTGCTGCGGGTAAAGGCACGCAAGCAGTGGGCCGACGAATTCGCCAACATCGAGATCGTCTCCAACCGGGGCGGATCCGTCGTGCGTCTGGAAGACATCGCGACCATTCGCGACGGGTTTGATGAAGTCGGTTTTCATTCGCAGTTCAGCCAGACTCCTTCGGTCGAGCTCGATATCTTCCGCGTCGGGGCGCAGTCGCCGATTGATATCGCGAATGCGGTGCAAGATTCGATGAAAGAGTTTGAAAGTGTCTTGCCTCCTGGCGTTCAGTGGCGAATCGACCGCAACAACGCCGAGGAATTCCGCCGACGCTTGCACCTGGTGATGGAGAACGCCGTCATCGCCGTGGTTATCGTGCTGGTGATTCTCGCTCTGTTCCTGGAAGTGCGACTCGCCTTTTGGGTGATGATGGGAATGGTGGTGTCGTTTATCGGCGGGATCCTGTTCCTACCGGTGGTCGACGTCAGCATCAACATGATTTCCCTGTTCGGCTTTTTGGTGGTGCTGGGAATCGTGGTTGATGATGCCGTGGTGGTGGGCGAAAACGTCTACGAGAAGCGGCAGGAAGGTTGCGGCTATTTAACTGCTGCAATCGAAGGAACGCGCGAAGTGTCAGGGCCAGTAGTCTTCAGCATTTTGACCAACATCGTGGCGTTCGTTCCGCTGATGTTCATCCCCGGGGAAACCGGTAAGTTCTGGGCTCCGCTTCCCGTTGTGGTGATCATTGTCCTATCTCTTTCGCTGTTGGAATCGCTGTTTATTCTGCCGGCTCACCTGGCTCATACGCGAGCCGCAGGCCGAAAGAAGGGGGGACTGGGTGCTTGGCTGCACGGATGCCAACAGGCATTCTTGCGTGGCTTTCAGCGATTCGTCGAGATGATCTATGGTCCGATCCTGAGCCTGTGTCTTCACCACCGCTACGTCACAGCGACTGCCGCATTGGGGCTGTTCCTGGTGATTGGCGGCTATGCGACCAGTGCCCACATGGGCATGATCCTGATGCCGGAGGTCTCAGCGGACGAGATCGAAGCAGGCATTCGCATGCCAGTTGGTACTACCCAGGACCAGGCAGCTGAAATCGCGGAGATTGTCACGGCGGCCAGTATCCGCATGTTTGAAGAACATAACCTGCACGAGGTCGCGGAAGGGATCAAGACGAACGTGCGAGGGCAGAACTTCATCGACGTGGAAATCGTTTTGAAGCCACCGGACGAGCGTGACATGACCGCCAACGAAGTGATCGCGTTGTGGCGAGATGCCATCGGCGACTTGCCAGGGGTATCGCAGGTTACCTTTGAAGCAGAAAGCGGCCCCGGTGGTCACCGCCAAGATGTAAGCGTCGACCTGAGCCATAGCGACGTGGAAGTCTTGGGCAAAGCGGCCGAAGACTTCGTAGAGCGGGTTAAGAAGTTCGCCAATACGCGCGACGTCAGTGACAACTACAACAAGGGGAAGTCGCAGTTCGACTTCAAGCTTCGGCCGGAAGGGCGAGCTCTGGGGCTTACCGATGAAGAACTCGGCGATCAACTGCGAGGAGCCTTTTACGGTTCGCTGGCGCTACGGCTGCTTCGTGGCACGAACGAGATCGAAGTCCGCGTGAAACTTCCTGAAGATCAGCGCGAGGATGTCCATCACCTGGAAGACCTCGTCATTCGGACCCCTGGCGGTACCGAAGTACCACTGTTGGATGTGGCCGATGTCGAGCGTAACCAGGCGTTCACGTCGATCAATCGACGTGACGGTCGGCGGGTGATCAACGTTTCGATGGATGTTGAGCCAAAACGGGCTATTACCCAGGTAATCACTGCGCTGAGGACCGAGGAGCTTCCCCAACTGCGCGAAGATTACCCTGGTATTACCTGGTCGTTCGAAGGAAGCGATGCCGAAATGCGGCGGGCGACGGCCTCGCTGTGGGGATCGTTTTTACTGGCACTCGGGGTGATCTACGCCTTGCTGGCGATCGCATTCCGCGGCTATGTTCAGCCGCTGATCGTCTTGGTAGCGATTCCCTTTGGGATAGTCGGAGCAATTATCGGGCACATCATTCTGGGCTACGACATCTCGCTGGTGAGCCTGATGGGGGTGATTGCATTGTCTGGGGTGGTGATCAATGACTCGCTAATTATGATCGACTACGCAAATCGATACCGGGGGGATAGCTCGGCTTTTAATGCCATCTCGCAAGCAGGACTGCGTCGCTTTCGGCCGATCATGCTGACAACGGCGACGACGTTTGGCGGCCTCATTCCGCTGATCTTCGAGACCTCCCTGCAAGCCCAGTACATCATTCCAATGGCTATTTCACTGGGCTTCGGGATCCTCTTCTCGACGGGTATTATTCTGGTACTGGTGCCGTGTCTGTACATGATTCTGGAAGACATTACCAATTGCTTTGCGGCCAAGAAGACCTCAGCATGA
- a CDS encoding glycosyl hydrolase → MYTETQGSRKAIGDVDIVYHDGLYHLFHLVLPNHDFIAHAVSTNGIDWRRVNNALFIGDPGSWDDLMLWTMAVSPDPHQPGRWRMFYTGLSRREQGNIQRLGLAVSDDLFHWQKRPVNWEDHRGQNDPPKVLQAREIARQQSNSCRHAMIDPDSHLPLEASSEFYESRLDEGRSWISFRDPYYYHEGDRGWLIMAARMKEGPIVRRGCVGVMEEVAPEKFEARPSLHHPGLYDDIEVPNLLKLDDEYYLIGSIREDAKIRYWHTDKIGNPWRSYYDNVLLAQGNYAGRVCRDDKGWLLWNFFSLGGADRTARNLMPPPKRLKLTENGMLRTTTFEGLNEFIGERVDTRCIHQLQQGIGKQFCSIDGNNLDLGCEAGFQAYVFDGSIESAKFTAKIDLYGLGKCGVIFRVDPETQDGYYLSLDLLKGMAQLRAWHTGAPGSGEHMMQFQALQSGNWRSETPGEAEICLIAFGHYIEFSVNGRIILTLADPTFSAGLFGVYLESARMRLNDVDLRIMHSPEQAANHLVTG, encoded by the coding sequence ATGTATACGGAAACCCAAGGTAGCCGCAAGGCGATCGGTGATGTCGATATTGTCTATCACGACGGACTGTATCACCTGTTTCATCTGGTGCTGCCAAACCATGATTTTATCGCACACGCGGTCAGCACCAACGGCATCGACTGGCGGCGCGTGAACAATGCGCTGTTCATTGGCGATCCCGGCTCGTGGGATGACCTTATGCTGTGGACGATGGCCGTTTCCCCCGACCCCCATCAGCCGGGACGGTGGCGGATGTTCTACACGGGTCTGTCACGTCGCGAGCAAGGCAACATCCAACGCCTCGGGCTGGCAGTCAGCGATGACCTGTTCCACTGGCAAAAACGACCGGTGAATTGGGAGGATCATCGAGGGCAGAACGATCCCCCCAAGGTTCTTCAGGCTCGCGAAATTGCTCGGCAGCAGTCCAATAGTTGCCGTCACGCGATGATCGATCCTGATAGCCATCTTCCGCTGGAGGCTTCTTCCGAGTTCTACGAGTCACGTCTGGACGAGGGACGCAGCTGGATTAGCTTTCGCGACCCGTATTACTACCACGAAGGGGATCGTGGTTGGTTGATCATGGCGGCCCGCATGAAAGAAGGCCCCATCGTCCGCCGCGGATGCGTCGGAGTGATGGAAGAAGTTGCCCCAGAAAAGTTCGAGGCCAGGCCGTCGCTCCATCACCCAGGCCTCTACGACGATATCGAAGTTCCTAACTTGCTGAAGCTCGACGACGAGTATTACCTGATTGGCAGCATTCGCGAAGACGCCAAGATTCGCTACTGGCATACCGACAAGATTGGTAACCCCTGGCGAAGTTATTACGACAATGTCCTTCTCGCCCAAGGAAACTACGCAGGTCGCGTTTGTCGCGACGATAAAGGCTGGCTCCTGTGGAATTTCTTTTCCCTGGGTGGTGCGGATCGAACAGCTCGCAACCTGATGCCTCCGCCAAAGCGTCTGAAGCTGACTGAGAACGGAATGTTGCGGACAACAACCTTCGAGGGGCTGAACGAGTTCATCGGCGAACGCGTCGATACCCGCTGTATTCACCAGCTTCAGCAAGGTATCGGCAAACAGTTTTGCTCGATCGATGGCAATAACCTCGACCTGGGGTGCGAAGCAGGCTTCCAGGCATATGTGTTCGATGGTTCGATCGAATCGGCGAAGTTCACGGCCAAGATCGACCTGTATGGCCTTGGCAAGTGTGGAGTTATTTTCCGAGTCGATCCCGAAACGCAGGATGGGTATTACTTGTCGCTGGACCTACTCAAGGGAATGGCCCAACTACGAGCCTGGCACACCGGTGCCCCCGGAAGTGGCGAGCATATGATGCAGTTCCAGGCCCTGCAAAGTGGCAATTGGAGGAGCGAAACACCAGGCGAGGCGGAAATCTGCTTGATCGCGTTTGGCCACTACATCGAGTTCTCGGTGAATGGCCGAATCATCCTAACTCTTGCTGATCCAACGTTTTCGGCGGGGTTGTTCGGCGTCTACTTAGAGTCCGCCAGGATGCGGCTCAACGATGTCGACCTGCGAATCATGCACAGTCCTGAACAGGCAGCCAATCATTTGGTCACCGGTTAG
- a CDS encoding efflux RND transporter periplasmic adaptor subunit — protein sequence MNDAPPKTPSTIVKVLQFLGTAMVCLTILGVSVAAIIVINQTEPKAQQIEATRKSAAIVETVTVEKGTYSPTLVVLGTVQAAQEITLSPRVSGQVTSISPKFVPGGMVKKDDFLLQIDPADFENTISVRESELQQAMASLEIERGRQSLAKKELALLEGTIDEANRALVLREPQVESIQAEVNAAQAAIERARLDLTRTSIAAPFDSQILNRRVNVGSQVSPGADLARLVGIDEYWIMASVPVRSLKWIQFPEQDGRSSLVTLRDPDTWPSGVERYASVSRMIGSLDQQTRLARVLIVVADPLALKSDVPPLILDTLIETHIEGRPIEDVVRLKREYVHNRDTVWVMKDNKLEIREASVVFRDATYAYIDEGLESGDEVVITTLATVATGIGLKKIDSSTAPQSEEARD from the coding sequence ATGAATGACGCTCCGCCGAAAACCCCTTCCACCATCGTGAAAGTCCTGCAGTTCCTGGGCACAGCCATGGTCTGCCTGACAATCCTTGGGGTATCCGTAGCGGCGATCATTGTGATCAATCAGACCGAGCCCAAGGCGCAGCAGATCGAAGCGACACGCAAGTCGGCGGCGATCGTGGAAACGGTAACGGTCGAGAAGGGAACCTATTCACCGACGCTTGTCGTCCTGGGGACGGTTCAGGCAGCCCAAGAGATCACTTTAAGCCCGCGGGTAAGCGGTCAGGTAACTTCGATTTCCCCGAAATTCGTTCCCGGCGGCATGGTCAAGAAGGATGACTTTCTACTACAGATTGACCCTGCCGATTTCGAGAACACCATCTCCGTTCGCGAGAGCGAACTGCAACAGGCCATGGCTTCGCTAGAGATCGAACGGGGACGACAATCGCTGGCCAAGAAGGAACTAGCCCTGTTAGAGGGAACCATCGACGAGGCGAATCGGGCGCTCGTTTTGCGAGAACCACAGGTCGAATCGATTCAAGCCGAAGTCAACGCCGCCCAAGCGGCCATCGAACGTGCCCGGCTCGACCTGACACGCACCAGCATCGCGGCTCCCTTCGATTCTCAGATCCTCAATCGCAGGGTCAACGTCGGTTCCCAGGTTTCACCAGGTGCCGACCTGGCTCGGCTGGTTGGGATTGATGAATACTGGATCATGGCATCGGTGCCGGTCCGCAGTTTGAAATGGATTCAATTTCCGGAACAGGACGGGCGTAGCTCACTGGTAACGCTACGTGATCCTGATACGTGGCCCAGCGGTGTCGAACGGTATGCTTCTGTTTCACGAATGATTGGTAGCCTGGATCAGCAGACACGGCTCGCACGGGTGCTGATTGTGGTTGCCGATCCGTTGGCGCTCAAGTCGGACGTTCCGCCACTCATTCTGGATACCTTGATTGAAACGCACATAGAAGGCCGCCCGATTGAAGATGTTGTGCGTCTGAAACGCGAGTACGTTCATAATCGAGATACGGTCTGGGTGATGAAGGATAACAAGCTTGAGATTCGCGAGGCTTCGGTCGTCTTTCGAGATGCTACCTATGCGTATATCGATGAGGGACTTGAATCGGGGGACGAGGTGGTAATAACCACGCTGGCCACCGTCGCGACCGGCATCGGCCTTAAGAAGATCGACTCGTCGACGGCACCTCAGAGTGAGGAGGCCCGCGATTGA
- a CDS encoding oligosaccharide flippase family protein: MNKSTTPPSTPNSGEIARGIRGSSLLFAGRCLSLGMNFAIQLAAVRYFSKDEFGVYSVALSAVAVAAVFAAFGMDKTALRVLPRYQSTGDLRKFSAAAQLMALSTFLCSLLAIVVVYMTWGFEHIYSSPSRSMDVMLVMIWMTPCIVLDCFVTSLFSVFGKPRAIFVRQHILGPLLRLLAVIVVVLAGGGIFAFAAGQVIASLIGVLIYVTLVRSLIRERDDFVCVTWHDMKSTAREVFSYSLTLIFGDVGFLMRGAMVVLIIGIFHSPSEVAGFQAVFPAARLNDIVIATFSMLFMPSAGRLFSEGAIDSLNHLFRKTTIWTTVLSFPLFLACFLMPEQLCVLLFGAQYADSASTLAILSLGFFINTIVGMNLRLIRVVSGLRMLILVDVISLAGAIGTNFLLVPTFGAVGGAWAILIGFGIQGIACMAAVAMTVDVNPVAWRLIRAYSLAGILTWGLWGAAGSALVAPVWMPVLLAATSLLLAWLCREDLEVANVFPEVARVPYLGRLLTTEQSG, encoded by the coding sequence ATGAACAAGAGCACTACACCACCCTCTACCCCCAATAGCGGGGAGATCGCCCGAGGCATTCGAGGGTCCTCGCTCCTGTTTGCTGGGCGGTGTCTGTCGTTGGGAATGAACTTCGCCATCCAGCTCGCTGCGGTCCGATACTTCTCCAAAGACGAGTTCGGTGTCTATTCGGTGGCGTTGTCTGCTGTCGCGGTTGCTGCTGTCTTTGCCGCGTTTGGGATGGACAAGACCGCTTTGCGTGTACTTCCCCGTTATCAAAGTACGGGAGATCTGAGGAAGTTCTCGGCGGCGGCGCAGCTCATGGCGCTGTCGACCTTTCTGTGCTCGTTGTTGGCGATCGTGGTCGTCTACATGACTTGGGGTTTCGAGCACATCTACTCGAGCCCGTCTCGTTCGATGGATGTGATGTTGGTCATGATCTGGATGACCCCCTGCATTGTCCTGGATTGTTTCGTCACTTCGCTGTTCTCAGTCTTTGGCAAGCCACGAGCAATATTTGTCCGGCAGCACATCCTTGGGCCGCTATTGCGGTTGCTGGCCGTCATTGTCGTCGTATTGGCAGGCGGAGGGATCTTTGCCTTCGCTGCTGGTCAAGTGATTGCGTCGCTGATCGGTGTTCTGATATACGTGACTTTAGTTCGCTCGTTGATTCGCGAACGGGATGACTTTGTTTGCGTCACCTGGCACGATATGAAGTCGACGGCCCGTGAAGTGTTTAGCTACAGCCTGACGTTGATCTTCGGTGACGTCGGGTTTCTGATGCGTGGTGCGATGGTCGTGCTGATCATCGGTATATTCCACTCGCCAAGTGAAGTCGCCGGTTTTCAGGCCGTCTTTCCTGCCGCAAGATTGAACGACATTGTCATCGCGACATTTTCGATGCTTTTCATGCCCAGTGCCGGCCGCTTATTTTCGGAAGGGGCAATTGATTCACTGAATCACCTGTTCCGCAAAACGACCATCTGGACCACGGTATTGTCCTTCCCGCTCTTTCTGGCGTGCTTTCTCATGCCTGAGCAGTTGTGCGTATTGCTGTTTGGTGCCCAGTATGCCGACTCCGCCTCCACGCTGGCGATTCTATCGTTGGGCTTTTTTATCAACACGATCGTCGGGATGAACCTGCGATTGATCCGTGTTGTGAGTGGCCTGCGAATGTTGATTCTGGTCGACGTCATCAGCCTGGCCGGAGCCATCGGTACGAACTTTTTGCTAGTCCCCACATTCGGAGCCGTTGGTGGAGCGTGGGCGATTTTGATTGGGTTTGGTATTCAAGGCATCGCTTGTATGGCCGCGGTCGCCATGACTGTGGACGTGAACCCTGTGGCTTGGCGACTGATTCGGGCCTACTCACTGGCCGGGATCCTGACGTGGGGACTTTGGGGCGCAGCAGGCAGCGCTCTGGTGGCTCCCGTTTGGATGCCGGTGCTGCTTGCGGCGACATCCTTACTGCTTGCCTGGTTATGCCGTGAAGACTTGGAAGTCGCGAACGTTTTTCCCGAGGTAGCTCGGGTTCCTTATTTGGGCCGTCTGCTTACCACAGAACAATCCGGTTAA
- a CDS encoding glycosyltransferase family 4 protein, producing MAIAEESPQTDTACENAQVTHAPVAYIMSRFPKLTETFVLYEILAAQRVGVPVEVYPLRREKCTTMHKEAEPIVAKAHFSPWLSVAIVLANLQFLLQMPGTYLATWFTLVRANLGSVRYLAGAVLYFPKSVWMSKDMQRRGVTHIHAHFCSHPAATAYIIHRLTGIPYSFTAHGTDLHCDRHMLLEKVADASSVIGISDYNRNLILEECGQQFASKVHVIHCGVDTAKFTPRTSSTSFDEGTGPMVLLCIGTLHEVKGQTYLIQACAKLREQAFDVQCQFIGGGADMEMLQTQCKDLGIEEHVIFWGPRTRDQIVDHLAAADALVTPSVLTKNGQREGIPVVLMEGMASGVPCIGSNLSGIPELLGGQCGLLPNPRDVDSIVDSIKTLYQDAGLRRQFAENGRARVEQEFNLITNAEKLISEFHLSSIATS from the coding sequence ATGGCGATTGCAGAAGAATCACCGCAAACCGATACCGCCTGTGAAAACGCACAAGTCACCCATGCGCCGGTTGCCTACATTATGTCGCGGTTCCCGAAGCTGACGGAAACCTTCGTGCTGTACGAGATCTTAGCGGCCCAGCGGGTAGGCGTTCCAGTCGAGGTCTATCCTCTGCGACGCGAGAAGTGCACCACAATGCACAAAGAGGCCGAGCCGATCGTGGCCAAAGCCCACTTTTCGCCGTGGCTATCGGTTGCCATCGTTCTGGCCAACTTGCAATTCCTGCTGCAGATGCCAGGCACCTACTTGGCAACCTGGTTTACGCTGGTGCGAGCAAACCTGGGTAGCGTCCGCTATCTTGCCGGTGCCGTGCTCTACTTTCCCAAGTCGGTGTGGATGTCCAAAGACATGCAGCGGCGCGGCGTCACGCATATCCACGCCCATTTTTGCAGCCACCCGGCAGCGACGGCTTATATCATTCACCGACTAACAGGCATTCCGTACAGCTTCACCGCGCATGGTACGGACCTTCACTGCGATCGTCACATGCTGCTAGAGAAAGTCGCTGACGCGTCGTCCGTGATTGGCATCTCTGACTACAACCGAAATCTGATCTTGGAAGAGTGTGGCCAGCAGTTCGCATCGAAGGTGCATGTGATTCATTGCGGTGTAGATACAGCCAAGTTCACCCCTCGAACTTCGTCAACGAGCTTTGATGAGGGAACAGGCCCAATGGTTCTGCTTTGTATCGGAACACTTCACGAGGTCAAAGGACAAACTTACCTGATTCAGGCCTGTGCCAAACTTCGTGAGCAAGCGTTCGATGTGCAGTGCCAGTTCATCGGAGGTGGTGCCGACATGGAGATGCTGCAGACGCAATGCAAAGATCTTGGCATTGAAGAGCACGTCATCTTCTGGGGTCCGCGGACGCGAGACCAGATTGTCGATCACCTGGCCGCAGCGGATGCCCTCGTCACACCGAGCGTGCTTACCAAGAATGGCCAGCGCGAAGGCATTCCGGTCGTTCTTATGGAAGGCATGGCCAGTGGCGTGCCGTGCATTGGCAGCAATCTTTCAGGGATTCCTGAACTGCTCGGTGGTCAGTGCGGCCTGCTGCCGAACCCCCGTGACGTCGATTCGATCGTCGACAGCATCAAGACCCTTTATCAAGATGCAGGCCTACGCCGCCAGTTCGCCGAAAACGGTCGGGCCCGTGTCGAGCAGGAATTTAACCTAATTACGAACGCCGAGAAGCTGATCTCGGAGTTTCATTTGAGTTCGATCGCTACGTCGTAA